The following are encoded in a window of Rhizobium sp. 11515TR genomic DNA:
- a CDS encoding ATPase domain-containing protein: MVESKKLAVVSSGIPGLDEILRGGLPASNLYIVQGAPGSGKTTAALQFLRAGAANGERCIYVSLSQTKAELEAIALSHGWTLEGIRVEELAASDSIQGASDQSIFQTAELRLDETRRMIESAIEEHKPSRLVYDSLLEIRLITGDSPRFRRELIAFKAFLAKRDIVALLLDTQTPETDRTGEEVDGIAHGVIRLDKSLEEYGAVRRRIEVSKMRGVPVADGYHDMAIREGEGVVVFPRIIPGNVARTVEPQLIKSGVDTLDEMFGGGQESGTTTLVIGQAGTGKSTMASLYATAALKRGESVGLFLFEERIETFFRRSEGLGMDLRQFHKDGQLIIRDFNPNEISPGEFGQIVQQAVSSERVKVVVIDSFTGYLNSLPHREKAVLDIQSLLKFLARAGVLTMLIVAQHGLLGQGIGIDVDVSFLGDTVLLLRITEHEGRLRRSITVVKKRHGPHDLDVRELFIQSSGVTVVSYNPIPET, encoded by the coding sequence GTGGTTGAGAGCAAGAAGCTGGCCGTAGTGAGTTCCGGGATTCCCGGGTTGGACGAAATTCTCCGTGGCGGTTTGCCCGCATCAAATCTCTATATCGTTCAGGGTGCGCCAGGGTCGGGCAAGACGACTGCCGCGTTACAATTCCTCCGTGCGGGTGCTGCGAACGGAGAACGCTGCATTTATGTCAGCCTGTCTCAGACCAAGGCAGAGCTGGAGGCGATCGCGTTGTCCCATGGCTGGACGCTTGAGGGCATCCGAGTAGAAGAGCTCGCGGCTTCCGATTCGATTCAGGGAGCGAGCGACCAGTCGATTTTTCAGACGGCTGAACTCCGTCTGGACGAGACACGGAGGATGATCGAAAGCGCAATTGAGGAGCACAAACCCAGCCGGCTTGTCTATGACTCACTACTTGAAATTCGGTTGATCACTGGCGATTCACCCCGCTTTCGTCGCGAGCTGATCGCCTTCAAGGCGTTTCTCGCCAAACGCGACATAGTGGCTCTGTTGCTTGACACCCAAACCCCAGAGACCGATAGAACAGGCGAAGAGGTCGATGGCATTGCTCACGGCGTCATTCGTCTGGACAAATCGCTTGAGGAATATGGTGCGGTTCGCCGCCGCATCGAGGTCAGTAAGATGCGCGGTGTGCCCGTCGCCGACGGCTATCACGACATGGCGATCCGCGAAGGCGAGGGCGTGGTCGTATTCCCACGGATCATACCGGGCAACGTGGCGAGAACCGTTGAGCCGCAGTTGATCAAGTCCGGCGTGGATACGCTCGATGAAATGTTCGGCGGCGGGCAGGAATCGGGAACCACCACCCTCGTCATAGGTCAGGCGGGCACCGGTAAATCAACCATGGCCTCGCTCTATGCGACCGCAGCTCTCAAACGAGGTGAGAGTGTAGGCCTGTTCCTGTTCGAGGAGCGAATAGAGACTTTCTTCCGGCGCTCGGAAGGATTGGGCATGGATCTGCGCCAATTTCACAAGGATGGTCAGCTGATCATCCGGGATTTTAACCCCAATGAGATATCGCCGGGTGAGTTCGGCCAGATCGTCCAGCAAGCGGTGAGCAGTGAAAGGGTGAAGGTCGTCGTCATCGATAGCTTCACCGGATATCTGAATTCATTGCCGCATCGTGAGAAGGCCGTCCTCGACATCCAATCGCTCCTGAAATTTCTCGCGCGCGCAGGTGTGCTTACCATGCTTATCGTCGCGCAGCACGGTCTGCTTGGACAGGGGATTGGTATTGATGTCGATGTAAGTTTTTTGGGAGACACGGTGCTGCTGCTGCGAATTACCGAGCATGAGGGTAGGCTGCGGCGCAGCATTACTGTCGTGAAGAAACGGCACGGTCCGCACGATCTCGACGTCCGGGAATTGTTCATTCAAAGCTCCGGAGTCACAGTGGTCTCATATAACCCGATTCCGGAGACCTGA
- a CDS encoding response regulator gives MASSAPPLRIFCLEDNPLIIFQIEAMIEDLGHIFAGSAISFADLVKRQDLRGIDGVLVDIDLADGRTGPDAAIWLSEQGIPSIFVTGQEAIAAEYSQVVLATIGKPVSEIELAEKLELFRGTDPYC, from the coding sequence ATGGCATCTTCGGCGCCTCCGTTGCGCATATTCTGTCTTGAAGACAACCCACTGATCATCTTCCAAATCGAGGCCATGATTGAGGATTTGGGGCATATCTTTGCAGGATCTGCCATAAGCTTCGCCGACCTTGTTAAAAGACAGGATCTCCGTGGCATCGACGGAGTGCTGGTGGATATCGATCTTGCTGATGGACGCACTGGCCCTGATGCGGCGATCTGGCTTTCCGAACAGGGGATCCCAAGCATCTTCGTCACAGGTCAGGAGGCGATAGCGGCTGAGTACTCCCAAGTGGTGCTTGCAACAATCGGAAAACCGGTGTCCGAGATCGAGCTTGCAGAAAAGCTGGAGCTGTTTAGGGGCACCGATCCCTATTGCTGA
- a CDS encoding EamA family transporter yields MLSRTHITFGAAFAAIYIIWGSTYLALALGLQTLPPFLLMGIRCLLGGTILYGYARVKGAEAPSVTMWGNAAVCGLLFFVGCHGVLAYAQQRLPSGVAALLLATIPFWIVLLQAFIPGGERPTAMRMALLVPGISGVALIAWQEISSRASAVHLVDLLLLLGASFSWAVGTVISERHSAKFASTELAGIELLAGGVALAVISTLSDELDALQPTRISAVSLGGLAYLILFGTVIAFAAYTWLLKRVSPALVATYTFVNPIIAVILGYTFLGESVTMPILLGAAMIIVSVAGMLLIQYKSNRKGETPHFCEAQLPRQHR; encoded by the coding sequence ATGCTTTCAAGGACGCATATCACGTTCGGTGCAGCCTTTGCCGCGATCTATATCATCTGGGGATCGACCTATCTTGCCTTAGCTTTGGGTCTGCAAACGCTGCCACCCTTTCTTCTGATGGGCATACGCTGTTTGCTCGGGGGCACCATTCTCTATGGCTATGCAAGGGTAAAGGGTGCCGAAGCTCCATCCGTCACGATGTGGGGGAACGCGGCAGTTTGTGGCTTGCTCTTCTTCGTCGGATGCCACGGCGTTCTGGCGTATGCACAGCAGCGCCTTCCATCCGGCGTGGCCGCTCTGCTGCTGGCAACGATCCCATTTTGGATCGTACTTCTGCAAGCTTTCATTCCGGGAGGTGAGCGGCCGACCGCGATGAGGATGGCACTCCTCGTTCCTGGCATTTCAGGGGTAGCTCTCATAGCGTGGCAGGAAATATCTTCCCGCGCGAGCGCGGTGCACCTTGTGGATTTGCTTCTCCTGCTGGGGGCCTCCTTCTCATGGGCGGTCGGAACAGTCATATCGGAGCGCCATTCCGCCAAGTTCGCCTCAACTGAGCTCGCTGGGATCGAACTGCTCGCCGGCGGAGTTGCGTTGGCCGTCATCAGCACACTGTCGGACGAGTTGGACGCCCTGCAACCGACCCGGATCTCCGCCGTTTCGCTAGGTGGCTTGGCCTATCTGATCCTGTTCGGCACCGTGATAGCCTTCGCCGCATATACGTGGTTGCTGAAGCGAGTATCGCCTGCATTGGTCGCCACTTACACATTCGTAAACCCGATCATTGCCGTCATCCTTGGCTACACATTTCTGGGAGAAAGCGTAACGATGCCCATCCTCCTAGGCGCAGCTATGATTATTGTTTCGGTCGCCGGGATGCTGCTGATCCAGTACAAATCAAATAGGAAGGGCGAAACGCCCCATTTTTGCGAAGCTCAGCTACCTCGACAGCACCGCTAA
- a CDS encoding general stress protein, with translation MRTITGLYDSYDDAKAAVKSLEDAGIPSDDISIVTNKANGVDVEGQGTYAAEGAGTGAGVGAVAGGAGGLLTGLGMMAIPGVGPVVAAGWLAATAAGAVAGAVAGGAVGGIVGAMISEGVPEDEAHVYAEGIRRGGSVVTARVDEAKLPQAQAILTRSQPVDISSRRALYAQEGWTRFDETAEPYTPEQIEAERQRYRMNRL, from the coding sequence ATGCGCACCATTACCGGACTTTACGACAGTTATGACGACGCCAAGGCTGCGGTGAAATCTCTCGAGGATGCAGGCATTCCATCTGACGACATTAGCATCGTGACAAACAAGGCAAATGGTGTCGACGTCGAAGGGCAGGGCACTTACGCAGCCGAGGGAGCAGGAACAGGTGCCGGCGTCGGCGCTGTTGCCGGGGGCGCTGGCGGTCTTTTGACCGGTCTCGGCATGATGGCAATTCCCGGGGTCGGCCCTGTTGTTGCCGCCGGCTGGCTCGCTGCCACTGCCGCGGGAGCAGTAGCCGGTGCTGTCGCTGGCGGTGCCGTCGGAGGCATCGTCGGAGCGATGATCAGCGAAGGCGTCCCGGAAGACGAGGCGCATGTCTACGCCGAAGGCATCCGTCGCGGAGGGTCGGTTGTAACTGCAAGGGTTGATGAGGCAAAGCTACCGCAGGCCCAGGCGATCCTCACCCGGTCGCAGCCCGTCGACATATCATCCCGCCGGGCACTCTATGCGCAAGAGGGCTGGACACGTTTCGACGAGACGGCCGAACCCTATACGCCTGAGCAGATCGAAGCTGAGCGCCAGCGATATCGCATGAACCGGCTTTGA
- a CDS encoding sensor histidine kinase: MAANDSHLDWVLVIAPYRRDAEHLETLLAQNGVAARRAEGLEQLMALLAQTPGVLVATQEALDPEVQETIGRHLVEQPEWSEMPILILLDRMVPPTRVQAELSAAWPRSRQLYYQRPVTMLELLSGVQSSLLARLRQRDVRDHIERESELRRELNHRVKNILSSISSIFQMTRRRAVSLDEFADDFAGRLAALANVHSAVFQANGDAAEFSHIAELTFSPYRAKGADRISFTGPKIMLSAEAATTLALCFHELATNALKYGALLKPEGRISLKWSVSQDGNLDLQWLERGGPPVSEPKRSGYGTRYIRSALYNLFGTPPTILFHPQGLSCTQIGPLARVSPKDLEL, translated from the coding sequence GTGGCCGCAAATGACAGCCATCTCGACTGGGTATTGGTCATCGCGCCTTATCGGCGCGACGCCGAACATTTGGAGACGCTCCTGGCTCAAAATGGTGTAGCTGCGCGGCGGGCGGAGGGCTTGGAACAGTTGATGGCGCTGTTGGCGCAAACACCCGGCGTCCTTGTTGCCACCCAGGAGGCACTTGATCCGGAGGTGCAGGAGACGATCGGTCGCCACCTGGTCGAGCAGCCAGAATGGTCGGAGATGCCTATTCTGATCCTATTGGACCGGATGGTTCCTCCGACCCGCGTGCAAGCTGAGCTCTCCGCTGCCTGGCCCCGCTCACGGCAACTCTATTATCAACGTCCAGTGACAATGCTCGAATTGCTGAGCGGCGTTCAATCGAGCCTGCTGGCGCGCCTGCGCCAGCGCGATGTCCGGGACCACATTGAGCGTGAGAGCGAACTTCGGCGTGAACTCAATCACCGCGTGAAGAACATTCTCTCCAGTATCTCTTCAATCTTCCAGATGACCCGCCGGCGCGCCGTCTCGCTGGATGAGTTCGCCGACGATTTCGCCGGTCGGCTTGCCGCTCTTGCCAACGTACATTCCGCAGTGTTCCAGGCGAACGGTGACGCAGCCGAGTTCTCCCATATTGCCGAATTAACCTTCAGCCCATATCGGGCGAAAGGCGCGGATCGCATTAGTTTTACGGGGCCGAAAATTATGCTGAGTGCCGAGGCCGCGACGACGCTGGCCTTGTGCTTCCATGAGCTTGCGACAAACGCGCTTAAATATGGTGCTCTCCTAAAACCAGAGGGCCGGATAAGTCTGAAATGGTCCGTTTCACAAGATGGGAACCTGGATCTTCAATGGCTGGAGCGAGGAGGTCCGCCAGTCTCGGAACCTAAAAGAAGCGGATATGGAACGCGGTATATCCGCTCGGCGTTATACAACCTCTTTGGCACGCCGCCCACCATCTTGTTCCATCCACAGGGACTAAGCTGCACTCAGATCGGTCCGCTTGCGCGCGTGTCACCGAAGGATCTTGAACTCTAG
- a CDS encoding CGNR zinc finger domain-containing protein, which produces MSSKEYRYSSVDGGSKEELAIRFVNTAAWRLRSSHEERLPDASAFLQWLAANLPGNEQPLALIGARWRTHQQDSAKTYAAAIALREAVYELLVARIAGVAPPIEALEHFNAHLLRHADEIRLGSIAGELVWWIDAANDSDLLIPIITSAANLMTGPKAHRVRQCQDDRGCGWLFVDESRAMNRRWCSMGDCGNRAKALRHYRRSRGKSHSPSS; this is translated from the coding sequence ATGAGTTCCAAAGAATACCGCTATTCAAGCGTCGACGGCGGCTCCAAAGAGGAATTGGCGATCCGGTTTGTAAACACGGCTGCTTGGCGGTTGCGCTCGTCCCATGAGGAGCGGCTTCCTGACGCCTCGGCATTCTTGCAGTGGCTGGCCGCCAACCTACCCGGGAATGAACAGCCGTTGGCACTAATCGGCGCGCGGTGGCGCACACATCAACAAGACAGCGCTAAAACCTACGCGGCGGCGATTGCACTGCGCGAAGCTGTCTATGAACTCCTTGTCGCCCGCATCGCCGGTGTCGCCCCGCCGATCGAGGCTCTCGAGCATTTCAATGCTCATTTGCTTCGCCACGCGGATGAAATAAGGCTCGGGTCGATTGCCGGCGAACTGGTCTGGTGGATCGATGCAGCCAACGATTCAGACCTGCTCATACCCATCATCACATCCGCAGCCAACCTCATGACCGGTCCGAAAGCGCACCGTGTCCGCCAATGCCAGGATGACCGTGGCTGCGGATGGCTATTCGTCGACGAGAGCAGGGCGATGAACAGGCGTTGGTGTTCGATGGGAGATTGCGGAAACCGGGCAAAGGCCCTGCGGCATTACCGACGTTCGCGCGGTAAAAGCCATAGTCCATCCAGCTAG
- a CDS encoding PepSY domain-containing protein, producing MKKSIFVAALLLSATAALAQSQTPSQTTPAVNTSQNPGAPVAGKNSFTEDQAKSRIEAAGYTDVMALKLDDQGVWRATAKKDGKDTGVSLDFQGNVTMAK from the coding sequence ATGAAGAAATCCATTTTCGTCGCTGCACTTCTGCTTTCGGCAACGGCAGCCCTGGCCCAGAGCCAGACGCCATCCCAGACAACTCCGGCGGTCAACACCAGTCAGAACCCGGGAGCGCCGGTTGCTGGCAAGAACAGCTTCACAGAAGACCAGGCCAAATCCCGGATCGAAGCTGCCGGCTACACCGACGTCATGGCTCTCAAACTGGATGATCAGGGCGTTTGGCGAGCGACTGCCAAGAAGGACGGCAAGGACACAGGAGTGTCTCTAGACTTCCAAGGCAACGTCACGATGGCCAAGTAG
- a CDS encoding sensor histidine kinase produces MAENGPEPRDWLAAIIQGSDDAIISKDLNGIIQTWNDGASRLFGYSADEVLGKPITILIPEDRLDEEPVILSRIQRGERVDHFETRRRRKDATLVDISLVISPIHNAKGDIVGASKIARDITERRLAQERQELLMGEMRHRVKNLFTLASAIVSISARSPENVDDVLRTIQSRLTSLARAHELTMTVEPEEQSRGSETGLLAVIGTILDPYTSGGRIKIAGEDPQVGGKAISNIALILHELATNAAKYGSLSVPEGCLDVRVWSEDDVAHLSWIEKNGPEPSLVDREGFGSRLERGLVNALGAEIQRDWQPSGLSVLLSIPLANLRS; encoded by the coding sequence GTGGCTGAGAATGGTCCAGAACCACGTGACTGGCTGGCGGCGATTATTCAGGGATCGGATGACGCCATCATCAGCAAGGATCTTAACGGCATTATTCAAACCTGGAACGATGGTGCGTCGCGCCTGTTTGGCTATTCGGCGGACGAAGTCCTAGGCAAGCCGATCACGATCCTCATTCCCGAGGACAGGCTTGACGAAGAACCGGTTATTCTCTCGCGAATCCAGCGAGGTGAGCGCGTCGACCATTTCGAGACGCGTCGTCGCCGCAAGGATGCAACGTTGGTCGATATATCGCTGGTGATTTCTCCCATCCACAATGCGAAAGGCGATATCGTCGGCGCATCCAAGATTGCGCGTGACATAACGGAACGACGCCTCGCGCAGGAGCGACAGGAGCTTTTGATGGGGGAAATGCGCCATCGCGTGAAGAATTTGTTCACGTTGGCGAGCGCAATCGTATCGATCAGTGCAAGGTCGCCGGAAAATGTTGACGATGTGCTACGCACTATTCAATCTCGACTGACGTCGCTTGCGCGTGCCCATGAGCTGACAATGACGGTCGAGCCAGAAGAGCAAAGTAGAGGCTCGGAGACGGGGCTCCTTGCGGTGATCGGCACGATTCTGGACCCTTACACCTCTGGCGGACGCATTAAGATCGCGGGAGAAGATCCGCAAGTCGGCGGAAAGGCGATTTCCAACATCGCCCTAATCTTGCATGAGCTAGCCACGAACGCGGCGAAATATGGATCCTTGTCAGTGCCGGAAGGCTGCCTTGATGTCCGTGTTTGGAGCGAGGACGATGTCGCTCACCTGAGTTGGATCGAGAAGAACGGCCCAGAACCCTCGCTCGTCGACAGAGAAGGGTTTGGCAGTCGGCTCGAAAGAGGGCTCGTCAATGCCTTAGGTGCGGAGATTCAGCGTGACTGGCAGCCATCAGGCTTGTCGGTTCTGCTTAGCATTCCCTTGGCGAACCTGAGATCGTAA
- a CDS encoding cation:proton antiporter translates to MPSSYMVTLFIFGGIVLATTWLPLVLRRLPLSLPMCCILIGMGLAWSPFTPLPQKDPIENLFWTEHLTELVVIVALMGAGLKIDRPFDLRRWAITWRLLGVAMPLSIAATALLGCSILKLDPPSALLLGAAIAPTDPVLASDVQVGPPQTGEKDDIRFALTSEAGLNDGLSFPFVMAALAMATSGNHGTDWLGRWLAVDIVWRLASGVLVGWLLGRAMGYFTFKAPELGRLARTGEGLAVLGFTCISYGATEFVHGYGFVAVFIAAQTLRSAERGSRFHTELHDFGEQIERLLMMLLLVCFGSVIAEGSLMSHVDWRMVTVAILLLAVVRPLAGFISLLGCKLPMNEKWIISIFGIRGLGSIYYLAFASARGSFAAIETVWTTIFIIILVSISIHGVASRPVMRWIDRKRGVDAMKPSGMANE, encoded by the coding sequence ATGCCATCCTCTTACATGGTCACGCTCTTTATTTTTGGCGGTATCGTGCTTGCCACGACATGGTTGCCGCTCGTTCTCAGGCGATTGCCGCTGTCGCTTCCAATGTGCTGCATTCTGATCGGAATGGGTTTGGCCTGGTCCCCCTTTACTCCGCTTCCGCAGAAGGATCCGATCGAGAACCTGTTTTGGACCGAGCATCTTACGGAACTGGTCGTTATTGTTGCGCTCATGGGGGCAGGGCTGAAGATCGATCGACCCTTTGATCTGCGACGCTGGGCCATTACATGGCGGCTGCTCGGCGTCGCCATGCCGCTGTCGATAGCCGCCACAGCGCTTCTCGGCTGCAGCATTCTCAAGCTTGATCCGCCATCCGCGCTTCTCCTCGGCGCTGCCATTGCTCCGACGGATCCTGTTCTTGCTTCTGACGTACAGGTCGGGCCACCCCAAACTGGTGAAAAAGACGATATCCGTTTCGCTTTGACCTCGGAAGCCGGATTGAATGACGGGCTTAGCTTTCCCTTCGTCATGGCCGCTCTCGCGATGGCGACGTCCGGCAATCACGGAACCGACTGGCTCGGTCGCTGGCTGGCGGTCGACATTGTTTGGAGGCTTGCTTCAGGTGTTTTGGTCGGCTGGCTTCTCGGCCGAGCAATGGGTTATTTCACCTTCAAGGCTCCTGAACTAGGCCGTCTTGCCAGGACGGGGGAAGGTCTTGCGGTACTTGGATTCACCTGCATTTCCTACGGCGCAACGGAATTCGTGCATGGTTATGGGTTCGTCGCCGTGTTCATTGCGGCCCAGACTTTACGCAGTGCCGAGCGTGGAAGCCGCTTTCATACTGAACTCCACGACTTCGGCGAGCAGATCGAACGGCTTCTGATGATGCTTCTTCTGGTCTGCTTTGGATCGGTTATTGCGGAGGGATCGCTGATGTCCCATGTCGATTGGCGCATGGTTACCGTCGCTATTTTGCTGCTAGCCGTTGTCCGTCCGCTTGCGGGCTTCATTAGCCTGCTCGGTTGCAAGCTGCCTATGAACGAAAAATGGATCATCTCGATCTTTGGTATTCGCGGCCTCGGATCAATCTATTATCTCGCCTTTGCATCTGCTAGAGGATCCTTCGCCGCGATCGAGACCGTCTGGACGACGATATTCATCATCATTCTAGTTTCGATATCGATCCATGGTGTCGCCTCGAGACCGGTCATGCGCTGGATAGATCGCAAACGCGGCGTTGACGCGATGAAGCCCAGCGGAATGGCGAACGAATAA
- a CDS encoding 3'-5' exonuclease: MTSQLDMFSENAQPVRKTSAPSLRTRPAGSAPDEAEMVRILQATGRYQILRKLEARPIAAIPRPGYPLQGVILDTEITGLDARKDEIIEIGLIGFTFNEQGEIGDVTGIYGGLQQPSIPIPADVIRLTGITNAMVVGQMIDMPAVRALIEPADLIIAHNAGFDRPFCETFSSIFAGKAWACSNSEIDWSARGYEGTKLGYLINQSGYFHVGHRAVDDCFALLEVLALSQGDNAQTHFAELYQASQRSRVRIFAENSPFDLKDRLKERGYRWSDGSDGRPKSWWIEIAEEAMEDELRFLRTEIYGWDADPPIQRVTAFDRFKGRR; encoded by the coding sequence ATGACGTCTCAGCTGGACATGTTTTCGGAGAATGCGCAGCCCGTCCGCAAAACGTCGGCGCCAAGCCTGCGGACTCGACCGGCCGGATCAGCGCCCGACGAAGCCGAGATGGTGCGGATCCTGCAAGCAACCGGGCGCTACCAGATTCTGAGAAAACTCGAAGCTCGTCCGATTGCCGCCATCCCAAGACCTGGCTATCCGCTGCAGGGCGTCATCCTCGATACCGAAATCACAGGGCTCGATGCGAGGAAAGACGAGATCATCGAAATCGGCCTCATCGGCTTCACCTTCAATGAACAGGGCGAGATCGGAGATGTCACCGGTATCTACGGCGGGCTGCAGCAACCGAGCATTCCGATCCCAGCCGACGTTATCAGGCTGACCGGCATCACCAACGCCATGGTCGTCGGCCAGATGATCGACATGCCGGCCGTGCGTGCGCTCATCGAACCGGCCGATCTCATCATTGCCCACAATGCCGGTTTCGATCGGCCCTTTTGCGAGACCTTCTCCTCGATCTTTGCCGGCAAGGCCTGGGCCTGTTCCAATTCCGAGATTGATTGGAGCGCCAGGGGCTATGAAGGAACCAAGCTCGGCTATCTCATCAACCAGAGTGGCTATTTTCACGTCGGACACCGCGCTGTCGACGACTGCTTCGCCCTGTTGGAGGTACTGGCGCTCTCTCAGGGCGATAATGCGCAAACACATTTTGCCGAACTTTATCAGGCAAGCCAACGCTCCCGCGTGCGCATCTTCGCGGAAAACTCCCCCTTCGACCTGAAGGACCGCTTGAAAGAACGGGGCTACCGCTGGTCTGACGGCAGTGATGGGCGACCGAAATCCTGGTGGATCGAGATCGCCGAAGAGGCCATGGAAGACGAACTTCGCTTCCTGCGAACCGAGATCTACGGCTGGGATGCCGATCCGCCAATCCAGCGCGTCACGGCGTTCGACAGGTTCAAAGGGCGAAGGTAA
- a CDS encoding DUF1236 domain-containing protein, translated as MRTKLIVSAAAFGLLAGSAFAQSSTVTGAAGGAVTGAVVGGPVGAAIGGVTGAIVGGAIDPPPEKVVTYVQEQPLPPSEAVVQDQIVVGRALPETVVVTPVPDNPTYAYAVVNHKRVIVQPKTRKVVRILE; from the coding sequence ATGAGAACGAAACTTATTGTTTCAGCCGCCGCCTTCGGCCTTCTCGCTGGTTCAGCCTTCGCGCAGTCTTCCACCGTCACTGGAGCCGCGGGCGGTGCGGTGACCGGAGCGGTCGTAGGTGGCCCGGTCGGCGCTGCGATTGGGGGTGTCACCGGAGCGATTGTCGGTGGTGCCATCGACCCGCCGCCGGAGAAAGTGGTCACTTACGTTCAGGAGCAGCCTCTGCCTCCCTCCGAGGCAGTCGTGCAAGACCAGATTGTCGTCGGCCGCGCGCTTCCGGAAACGGTTGTCGTGACACCGGTTCCGGATAACCCAACCTATGCCTATGCTGTCGTGAACCATAAACGTGTCATCGTCCAGCCGAAGACGCGCAAGGTCGTTCGCATCCTTGAATAG